A window of Massilia sp. NR 4-1 genomic DNA:
CAGATGCAGCAGATGTCCAAGTCCGCCTACCTGGCCGCGCTGGACGCCATCTATCACTGGCATTGGCGGCCACGCGCCGATGCGCTCTCCCTGCCGGTACTGATCCTCGCCGCCGATCAGGATTACACCCCGGTCGAAGCCAAGCGCGCCTTTGCCGCGCAGCTGCCCGACTGCCGTCTCGAAGTCATTGCCGATTCCCGCCATGGCACGCCGCTCGACCAGGCGTCCAAGGTGAACGCCTTGCTGTTGTCCTTCCTGCGTCAAAACATAACCAGTACGGAGACAAGATGAGACTCAAGCCCCTGGCATTCGCCATCGCATGCTGCTGCTCCCAGGCCATGGCGGCCGATCCCGCGCCCGGCGGCGAAGATGCGCCGATGGCCGAAAAAGCCGGCAATAACGGGCAAATCGAGTCCGTCACGATTTCCGCGCGCCGCCGCGAAGAGCGCTTGCAGGACGTGCCGGTGGCCGTCACTGCCTTCTCGGCCAAAGCCCTGGAAAACCAGAATATCCAGAACCTGGGCGACCTGCAGACCCGCGTTCCCAACCTTACCGTCTATGCCTCGCGCGGCACCAACAGCACGCTGACCGCCTTTATCCGTGGCGTGGGCCAGGCCGACCCGCTGTGGGGCGTCGATCCCGGCGTCGGCATCTACTTCGACGATGTGTATATGGCGCGGCCGCAAGGCGCCCTGCTCGATGTCTTCGACGTGCAGCGAGTGGAAGTGCTGCGCGGCCCGCAAGGCACGCTATACGGCAAGAACACCATCGGCGGCGCGATCAAATACGTCTCGCGGCCGCTAAGCAAGGAAAACGGCGGCAGCGCCGAAGTTGCCCTCGGCAATTACGACCAGCGCAACGTCAAAGGCGCCCTGAACCTGGCCAGCGCCAGCGGCGAACTGCGCGCCCGCATCGCCATGGCGGCACTGCGGCGCGATGGCTTTGGCCGCAATACCTTCAATGGCGAACCGGCCAGCGACCAGGATACCGATGCCGCCCGCCTCTCCTTCGGCTACTTCCCGGCTGGCCTGCCGTTCACCATTGTGGCCAGCGCCGATGCCGCCAACGACAACTCGCATATGCGCGGCTTCCAGCGCATGGGCGTCAGCGCATACGATCCGCTCAAGCGCCCGCCGTCAACCGACCGCTACGACTTCTCCAGCGCCATGCCCAGCCAGAACCGCACGCGCAACCGCGGCGCGGCGCTGACGGCCACCTATTTCGCCAGCGCCGACTGGACGCTGAAAGCCATCGGCGCCAAACGCCGCTCCTCTTCCGGCCAGACCATCGACTTCGACGGCCTCACGCTGCCGATCGGCGATGTCTCCGGCGATGCCCACGACCGGCAAAAAACCCTGGAACTGCAGGCGCTATACGCCGCCAGCGGCGGCATGTCCGGCGTGATCGGCGCCTACTACTTCGATGGCGACGCCGGTGGCCGCATCTTCAACAACTTCCTCGGCCGCCAGTTCACCGGCAGCGACAGCACCGTCTACACCAAGAGCACGGCCCTGTATGCCGACTGGACCCTGCCGCTGGCCGAGCGCTGGGAGTTGAATGCCGGCTTGCGCCACACGCGCGAGAAGAAACGCGCCGTGGTGCTGAACCGCGCGTTTGCCGATGCCGCCTTCCTGCGTCCCGCCATGACGCTGGCGAACTTCGACAAGGAACTGAGCGTCAGCAATACCGCGCCCAAGCTCACTTTGCGCTATCAGGCGCTGGATAGCACCAATCTGTATGCCAGCACCTCGCGCGGCTTCAAATCCGGCGGCTACAATATCCGCGCCAACAATGTGGCCGTACCCGAGTCCTCGCGCCCCTACCGCGACGAGAAGCTCGACTCGCTGGAATTCGGCGCCAAGTACGCGCGGGCCGACGGCAGCTTCGACGTCAATGCCGCGCTCTTCCTCAACAAATACAAGGATATGCAGCTTTCCGTCTTCACCAGCTATGTGCAGGCGGACGGCACGCCATCGTTCTATGGCGACTTCACCAATGCCGGCAAGGCCAAGGTCAAAGGTGCGGAACTGGAATTTGTGTGGCGTCCCAATCGCCAATGGAATGTCAGCGGCTTCGCCGCCTGGCTGCACGCGCGCTACGACGAGTATCTGAGCGGCGGGCGCAATATCGCCTCCGAACAAAAGTTCAGCAGCACCCCGCGCGGCCAATACGGCTTGAACCTCGAACGCATCGACCAGAATGTGGGCGGCGGCACGCTGCGCACCATGGTCGGCTACAGCTACCGCAGCAAGGTCTACCCCACCACCGACCTGAGCGAAACGCTCGCCCAGCCAGGCTACGGCCTATGGAGCGCCGGCGTCGTATGGGAAGCCTCGCGCCAATGGACCTTCAGCCTGCACGGTGCCAACCTGGCCGACAAGCACTACCGCACCGACGGCTACAACATCCCCGCACTCTACATCCTCGACGGCTTCTACGGGCCTCCGCGCCAAATCACCGCCCGCGCCGCCTACCGCTTCTAAGCCATCCCAGGCTCCTGCAGCGCAAGCCTGCCAGCCGAGTCCGTGTCCGATTTTGGGGTCTGGCCCCAAAATCGGACACGGACTCGGCTGTTCTTCGAGCTTGAGCGCGGTCAGGGCTGGCTGCCCAGCTGCACCGCGCCTTCGTCGGCCAGGCGCTGGATTGCCGCGGCATCCAGCCCGAGGCCGGCCAGGACTTCGGCGGTATGCTGCCCCAGCGTTGGACCTTGCCAGCGCACTGCGCCCGGCGTGTCCGACAGCTTGGGGACGATGCCGGGCATCTTGACCTGCACGCCATCCGGCAAGGTCGCTTGCAGGATCATCTCGCGCGCCTGGTAGTGCGGATCGGCCACGATGTCGGCCACCGAGTAGATGCGGCCCGCCGGCACCTCGGCCACCTCCAGCGCGGCCAGCACGGCATCGATGCCGTTGGCCGACGTCCAGCCGGCGATGGCCGCATCGATCAGGGCCGATTGGGCGGCGCGGCCGTCGTTGCGGGCAAATTCCGGATCGTCACCAAGGTCGGGACGGCCGATCACCTGCATCAGGCGCTTGAAAATCGGATCGCTATTCCCGGCGATCACCACATAGGCGCCGTCGCGCGTCGGGTAAGTATTGGACGGCGCAATGCCGGGCAGCGCACCGCCGCTGCGTTCGCGCACATAACCCAGCAGATCGTATTCCGGCACCAGGCTTTCCATCAGATTGAACACGCTTTCAACCAGCGAGACATCGACCACCTGCCCCTCGCCCTGCCCCATCTTCACGCGCAGCACCGACATCAGCGCACCGATCACCGCATGCAGGGAAGCCAGCGAATCGCCCAGGCTGACGCCGACGCGCGCCGGCACGCCGCCCGCCTCGCCCGTTGTATAGCGGATGCCGCCCATGGCCTCGCCGATGGCGCCAAAGCCGGGGCGGTCCTTATACGGTCCGCTCTGGCCATAGCCTGAAATACGCACCATGGTCAGCTTCGGATTCAGCGCATGCAGCACATCCCAGCCCAGCCCCAGCTTTTCCAGCGCGCCCGGCTTCAAGTTCTCGATCAGCAGATCGGCATCGGCCAGCAGGCGCTTGGCGATGTCGATGGCAGCCGGCGATTTCAGATTCAGCGAGACCGATTTCTTATTGCGCGACTGCAGATACCACCACAGCGACGTCCCCTTATGCAGCTTGCGCCATTTACGGATGGGATCCCCTTCGCCCGGCGCCTCGATCTTGATGACCTCCGCGCCAAACTCCGCCAGCAGGCGCGCCGCGAACGGCGCCGCGATCAGCGCTCCGATTTCCACCACTTTGATGCCCTTCAACGGTCCACTCATGCCACGGCTCTCCTTTCAACGGCCTATCAGCATAGTAAAACGCAGGGCAGCAGTCCAGGGCCGGCACGGAAATCATGCTAAAGTCATACATATAATTTTCTTATAAGGAGACACGCTGATGAAATATCGTGGAAGCTGCCACTGCGGCCATGTGGCGTTTGAAGTGGAAGGCGATATCGGCACCGCCCTCGCCTGCAACTGTTCCATGTGCCAGCGCAAAGGTTCGCTGCTGTGGTTCACGCCTTACGAAAAACTGCACCTCCTCACGCCGGAAGAGAATGCGCAGACCTATGAATTCAACAAGCATGTGATCAAACACCGCTTCTGCCCGAAATGCGGCATTCATCCCTACGCCAAAGGCGTGGACCCGCAGGGCAATACCGTGGCTGCCATCAATGTGCGCTGCCTGGAAGATATCGATCTGGCGACGATCCCCGTCCACAACTACGACGGCCGCAAGATTTAGGAAGGAGACTGTATGGCGCAAGAACTGGTTTTCGATGAACGCACCGATGCCCAGAAGACCTGGGTTCGATGGCTCTACCTGCTGCACGCAGCCAGCTTTGTTTTCTCGCTGGGCGCGTTTTCCTTCATCCCGCTGATTCTCAACTATGTGAAGCGCGACGAAACCGCCGGCACTTTCCTGTACAGCCATCACGGCTGGCAAATCCGCTCCTTCTGGTGGTATCTGGTGTGGATGGCGGTCGGCTTTGCGCTTTTCCTGACCATCATCGGCATTCCGTTCGCGTGGCTGATCTGGTGCGGCGCCTGGCTGTGGAAGGCATACCGCCTGATCCGCGGCTTTGTGGCGCTCGGCAATAACGAACCTGTGTGAATCCAGCGCCGGGACTCTCCCTCGGAAAGTCCCGGCAAGCGCAGTTACAAGGTGCGCAGGAAGGCCACCAGATCGGCCTTCTCCTTCTCATCCAGCTTCGTCTCCAGCACGAGGTTGAAGAATTCCACCGTATCCTCCAGCGTCAGCAGGCGGCCGTCATGCAGATAGGGGGGCGACTCCTTGATGCCCCGTAGCGGGAAGGTCTTGATCGGACCATCGCCCACCATGGTGTGGCCGGCAATCGTGCGCGGCTTGTAGAAGCGCTCCGTTTTCAGGTTGTGCATCAGATTGTCGGTATAGAACGGCAGCGCGTGGCAACTCACGCATTGGCCCTTGCCGTGGAAGACGGTCTGGCCGCGCAACTCCGCCGCCGTCGCCTTCTTCGGATCGAGCTTGCCGAACACGTCCAGCTTGGGTGCCGGCGGGAAGTCGAGCAATGACTGGAACTCGCTCATGAAATGCACCTGGCTGCCGCGCTCCAGAATATTCACGCCCTTCTTGGTGGCAATCACCGGATCGCCGTCGAAATAGGCGGCGCGCTGTTCGAACTCGGTAAAGTCTTCGATGGTTTTCAGGCCGCGCTGTGAGCCGAACAGGCGCTGGATATTCACCCCGCGCAAAGTCGGCGTTTCGATGCGGTGGCGGAAAGGCTGGGGACGGATGTCGCCGACCAGATGGGTCGAACCATTCGTATGTCCGTTCGCATGGCAATCGAAACAGGCCACACCACGGCTGGGCTTCGTTGAGCGCCGGTCCTCGGTCTGGTTGAACTGCTGCTGCGGGAAAGGCGTAAGCAGCAGGCGCAGGCCTTCCAGCTGTTTGGGATTCAGCGTGCCGTTGAAGATATCGTAGAAATTATCGATGGTCAGCTGCTTGCCCTTCGACACATCGCCCAGATCCGGCCGCGTGGTCAAAAAGATCGGTGCCGGGAACTCGGGCAGGAAATGATCCGGCAGATCGAACTCCAGATCGAAGCGATTCAGATCGCGCCCTTCCTGCTTGAGGATTTCATCGATATGGAACTGCGGGAAAAGCATGCCGCCTTCCGGATGGTTGGGATGCGGCAGCGGCAGGAAGCCGGTCGGGAACAAGTCGCGGTTGCGGACCTCGTCGGGACTGAGCGCCGCCAGCTCGGCCCAGCTGGTGCCGCGCGGCAGCTTGACGCGCACGCCCTCCTGCACCGGCTTGCCACGGAACATGGTCACACCGGGCGCAGCCTTGTTGGACAGGTCATAGCGCCCCGCTAGCAGCTCGGCCTGGCGCCGCATCAGCCCCGCCTTGGCGGCCTTCATGCGCTGGTAAGTGGTATTGAAATCTTCCTTGGCCACCACCGGCATATAGCTCGATGGCGGCGGTTGGCCCTTGTCCTGGGTATGCACCAGGCCTGGAAGGATGGCGATTGCGACGGCGACACTGATGCCTACAGCGGTCTTGCGGGTCTTCTTCATGGAAACCTCCGCGCGCTACTGATGAGTTATCAATCTTGTCAATATGCCCAACCGCCATTAAAGCATAGAGTTCAACTAAATCAACAACTGCACGCGATTGGTTTGCGCAATCGCAAAAATAGCGCACAACTATGGCATTACTACGTGTTCAAATGCAGACGCTATCAATGAAATAGCCGAGGCCGTCAGATACTGGCGCCTGCCACCGCTTAAACACGGTGCATCACCACCATAGCCTGCTCAATATCGGCGATCAGATCGTCCGGGTCTTCCAGACCGATATTGAAGCGCACCAGCGTGCCCTCTTCCTTCCACTGGCTGCGCATGGCCTGGATGCGGTACGGCACGCACAGGCTGTTGGCGCCGCCCCAGCTATAACCGATCTTGAACAGCTTGAGCGAATCGACGAAACGGTCTGTCTGCACCTCGCTGAA
This region includes:
- a CDS encoding GFA family protein; this translates as MKYRGSCHCGHVAFEVEGDIGTALACNCSMCQRKGSLLWFTPYEKLHLLTPEENAQTYEFNKHVIKHRFCPKCGIHPYAKGVDPQGNTVAAINVRCLEDIDLATIPVHNYDGRKI
- a CDS encoding CaiB/BaiF CoA-transferase family protein, which codes for MSGPLKGIKVVEIGALIAAPFAARLLAEFGAEVIKIEAPGEGDPIRKWRKLHKGTSLWWYLQSRNKKSVSLNLKSPAAIDIAKRLLADADLLIENLKPGALEKLGLGWDVLHALNPKLTMVRISGYGQSGPYKDRPGFGAIGEAMGGIRYTTGEAGGVPARVGVSLGDSLASLHAVIGALMSVLRVKMGQGEGQVVDVSLVESVFNLMESLVPEYDLLGYVRERSGGALPGIAPSNTYPTRDGAYVVIAGNSDPIFKRLMQVIGRPDLGDDPEFARNDGRAAQSALIDAAIAGWTSANGIDAVLAALEVAEVPAGRIYSVADIVADPHYQAREMILQATLPDGVQVKMPGIVPKLSDTPGAVRWQGPTLGQHTAEVLAGLGLDAAAIQRLADEGAVQLGSQP
- a CDS encoding TonB-dependent receptor → MRLKPLAFAIACCCSQAMAADPAPGGEDAPMAEKAGNNGQIESVTISARRREERLQDVPVAVTAFSAKALENQNIQNLGDLQTRVPNLTVYASRGTNSTLTAFIRGVGQADPLWGVDPGVGIYFDDVYMARPQGALLDVFDVQRVEVLRGPQGTLYGKNTIGGAIKYVSRPLSKENGGSAEVALGNYDQRNVKGALNLASASGELRARIAMAALRRDGFGRNTFNGEPASDQDTDAARLSFGYFPAGLPFTIVASADAANDNSHMRGFQRMGVSAYDPLKRPPSTDRYDFSSAMPSQNRTRNRGAALTATYFASADWTLKAIGAKRRSSSGQTIDFDGLTLPIGDVSGDAHDRQKTLELQALYAASGGMSGVIGAYYFDGDAGGRIFNNFLGRQFTGSDSTVYTKSTALYADWTLPLAERWELNAGLRHTREKKRAVVLNRAFADAAFLRPAMTLANFDKELSVSNTAPKLTLRYQALDSTNLYASTSRGFKSGGYNIRANNVAVPESSRPYRDEKLDSLEFGAKYARADGSFDVNAALFLNKYKDMQLSVFTSYVQADGTPSFYGDFTNAGKAKVKGAELEFVWRPNRQWNVSGFAAWLHARYDEYLSGGRNIASEQKFSSTPRGQYGLNLERIDQNVGGGTLRTMVGYSYRSKVYPTTDLSETLAQPGYGLWSAGVVWEASRQWTFSLHGANLADKHYRTDGYNIPALYILDGFYGPPRQITARAAYRF
- a CDS encoding cytochrome b6: MKKTRKTAVGISVAVAIAILPGLVHTQDKGQPPPSSYMPVVAKEDFNTTYQRMKAAKAGLMRRQAELLAGRYDLSNKAAPGVTMFRGKPVQEGVRVKLPRGTSWAELAALSPDEVRNRDLFPTGFLPLPHPNHPEGGMLFPQFHIDEILKQEGRDLNRFDLEFDLPDHFLPEFPAPIFLTTRPDLGDVSKGKQLTIDNFYDIFNGTLNPKQLEGLRLLLTPFPQQQFNQTEDRRSTKPSRGVACFDCHANGHTNGSTHLVGDIRPQPFRHRIETPTLRGVNIQRLFGSQRGLKTIEDFTEFEQRAAYFDGDPVIATKKGVNILERGSQVHFMSEFQSLLDFPPAPKLDVFGKLDPKKATAAELRGQTVFHGKGQCVSCHALPFYTDNLMHNLKTERFYKPRTIAGHTMVGDGPIKTFPLRGIKESPPYLHDGRLLTLEDTVEFFNLVLETKLDEKEKADLVAFLRTL